From Chelatococcus sp. YT9, a single genomic window includes:
- a CDS encoding glycosyltransferase family 39 protein — protein MAALNGTNSKALERGAVGSGVPVGNRFLGIVESRHWIAVALLLLIAFAAFLPGFASLQPMDRDEPRFAQATKQMLESGDFVDIRFQDEARHKKPVGIYWLQGTVVASAEALGVPQARTTIALYRIPSLLGALATVVLTYWAGLMLGLARREAFLAGAFMACSILLGVEARFAKTDAVLTACSVAVMGGLAMAFLRPQERFSLLGAIAFWGTLALAILVKGPITPMIAGLATVILCIHQRSGRWLTALRPGLGIFLVALVVAPWFIAIWVKSGGTFFSEAIGNDMLGKVASGQEKHGAPPGFYLLAFFGTFWPAAVLTAIAVPFVWRSRREPWVVFCLAWILPSWLVFEAVPTKLPHYVLPLYAAIAALTARAIFAGAVGPHRPLAKSATLLIPLIPLGLGVGLSYFGLTYDGVLPYAAIPGFVLTVVIAVVSWILFLRDRVVGSALVSLIAALALSVSVFGLAQPLLRALKLSPRLAEAVAAVGCEAPAVVTAGYREPSLVFLVGTDLAMTDGVGAAHFLTAPGCRVALIEARERDAFSQASAALGLSPTLVTSVPGFNINGGRRLVVDVYAVRRD, from the coding sequence ATGGCTGCCCTGAACGGTACGAACAGCAAGGCGCTCGAACGGGGCGCGGTCGGAAGCGGTGTCCCTGTCGGCAACCGCTTTCTTGGGATCGTCGAGAGCCGTCATTGGATTGCGGTCGCGTTGCTGCTGCTGATCGCTTTCGCAGCTTTCCTGCCGGGGTTTGCCTCCCTGCAGCCCATGGACCGCGACGAGCCGCGCTTCGCGCAGGCCACGAAGCAGATGCTGGAAAGCGGCGACTTCGTCGATATCCGCTTCCAGGACGAGGCACGCCACAAGAAGCCGGTCGGCATCTACTGGCTGCAGGGGACGGTCGTCGCCTCCGCCGAGGCACTCGGCGTGCCGCAGGCTCGGACCACGATCGCGCTCTACCGGATTCCCTCGCTGCTTGGTGCTCTTGCCACGGTCGTCCTGACCTATTGGGCGGGCTTGATGCTGGGGCTCGCCCGTCGCGAAGCATTTCTGGCAGGTGCCTTCATGGCCTGCTCGATCCTGCTCGGGGTCGAGGCGCGTTTCGCCAAGACAGATGCGGTGCTCACCGCCTGCTCGGTTGCCGTGATGGGGGGGCTGGCAATGGCGTTCCTGCGGCCGCAGGAACGCTTTTCCCTCCTCGGCGCGATCGCCTTCTGGGGCACCTTAGCGCTCGCGATTCTGGTGAAGGGGCCGATCACACCGATGATCGCCGGCCTCGCCACAGTCATCCTCTGCATCCATCAACGCTCGGGCCGGTGGCTGACGGCGCTGCGGCCAGGGCTCGGCATTTTCCTTGTCGCCCTGGTCGTCGCGCCATGGTTCATAGCAATCTGGGTCAAGAGCGGCGGCACATTTTTCAGCGAAGCTATCGGCAACGATATGCTCGGCAAGGTGGCGAGTGGACAGGAGAAGCATGGAGCGCCGCCAGGTTTCTATCTCCTCGCGTTCTTTGGGACGTTCTGGCCGGCGGCCGTGCTGACAGCTATTGCCGTTCCGTTCGTCTGGCGGAGCCGCCGCGAGCCATGGGTGGTCTTTTGCCTTGCCTGGATCCTGCCATCCTGGCTCGTCTTCGAGGCGGTGCCGACAAAGCTGCCTCACTATGTGCTGCCGCTCTATGCGGCTATCGCGGCGCTCACGGCGCGTGCCATCTTCGCGGGAGCGGTTGGTCCGCATCGCCCCCTGGCAAAAAGCGCAACACTTCTCATTCCGCTCATTCCGCTGGGGTTGGGGGTCGGGCTCAGCTATTTCGGCCTGACCTACGATGGTGTCCTCCCTTATGCCGCGATCCCGGGCTTCGTGCTGACGGTGGTGATCGCGGTTGTCTCCTGGATCCTTTTCCTGCGTGACAGGGTTGTCGGCAGCGCGCTTGTCTCCCTGATCGCCGCCCTTGCCCTGTCCGTCTCCGTATTCGGCCTCGCGCAGCCGCTGCTGCGCGCCCTGAAGCTGTCGCCGCGTCTCGCGGAGGCTGTTGCCGCAGTTGGCTGTGAGGCGCCGGCGGTGGTCACGGCCGGCTATCGCGAGCCGAGCCTCGTGTTTCTCGTCGGAACGGATCTCGCGATGACGGACGGTGTAGGCGCCGCGCATTTCTTGACCGCGCCGGGATGCCGCGTGGCGTTGATCGAGGCACGCGAGCGCGACGCGTTCTCCCAGGCAAGCGCAGCCCTTGGTCTTTCTCCCACGCTCGTCACAAGCGTGCCAGGATTCAACATCAATGGGGGACGGCGCCTCGTTGTCGACGTCTATGCCGTCCGGCGGGATTGA
- a CDS encoding porin family protein yields the protein MRMFKSSCVALAVVAAGGASALAADLPSRTVVPVAPVVVVPLFTWTGFYAGINAGYGGGTNDNHDRYDPYTGVLYGDDSSNGGFIGGGQIGYNYQFGQFVAGVEADIQYADLGSSRNNNDWAYSYAAYYYGQGNAGWPYYGPNGRDNSVEWFGTVRARLGVAFDRVLVYATGGFAYGGGDNKHNDGYYGGQEAAFGYPWYYGGRRGSSNSGGWVVGGGLEYAFTDSLTAKLEGLYVNLGSDKNNDGDYLYAYNYANPAVYPYYYGTQRKNDREFGVVRAGLNYKFNGLW from the coding sequence ATGAGGATGTTCAAGTCATCTTGCGTCGCGCTTGCCGTTGTTGCCGCTGGAGGCGCCTCGGCGCTGGCAGCGGATTTGCCCAGCAGGACGGTCGTGCCGGTCGCTCCGGTCGTTGTTGTTCCCCTGTTCACGTGGACAGGCTTCTATGCTGGCATTAACGCCGGCTATGGCGGCGGTACCAATGACAACCACGATCGCTATGATCCGTATACAGGCGTTCTCTACGGCGACGATTCATCGAATGGCGGCTTCATCGGTGGCGGCCAGATCGGGTACAACTATCAGTTCGGGCAGTTTGTCGCCGGCGTCGAAGCCGATATTCAGTATGCGGATCTTGGATCTTCTCGCAATAACAACGATTGGGCCTATTCGTACGCCGCTTATTACTACGGCCAGGGCAACGCTGGCTGGCCCTATTACGGCCCGAACGGCCGCGATAACTCGGTGGAATGGTTTGGAACTGTGCGTGCGAGGCTCGGCGTAGCTTTTGACCGGGTCCTTGTTTACGCGACTGGCGGTTTCGCCTATGGCGGCGGCGATAACAAGCACAACGACGGCTACTATGGCGGCCAAGAGGCGGCCTTCGGCTATCCCTGGTATTACGGCGGACGCCGCGGCAGCAGCAACTCAGGTGGATGGGTTGTCGGCGGCGGCCTTGAATATGCCTTCACGGACAGCCTGACGGCCAAGCTCGAGGGCCTGTATGTCAACCTGGGCAGCGATAAGAATAACGATGGTGATTATCTCTACGCGTATAATTATGCCAATCCTGCCGTCTACCCCTATTACTATGGGACGCAGCGTAAAAATGACAGGGAATTCGGCGTCGTCAGGGCGGGATTGAATTATAAGTTCAACGGACTTTGGTAG
- a CDS encoding FAD-binding oxidoreductase — MSLKKLGALADALDPAAILVTEDDMTPYLADWRGRYVGRAEAVLRPRSVEQVSAILRWANETRTRVFPQGGHTGLAGGATPDESGTGIVLALGRLNRILDIDTAGNTMVVEAGAILADVQRAAADAERLFPMSLGSEGSCQIGGIVATNAGGINVIRYGTTRELVLGLDYVLADGTPVHGLKRLAKNNTGYDLRNLLIGSEGTLAVITAAALKLFPRPTASASAFCAMPSPQTAVDLLSLLRQHLAGRISSFELMCDGEMDLVLDNDGALRLPVETRAPWYVFIEASDSGEEASLAEMLTAALGEALERNLVLDAVIAQNAAQAKAIWHLRFAVSEANRRAGPNVSHDTSVATADVPAFLAGISTALSARFPSVRPLFVGHVGDGNIHVIALFPHGSFTDRLAFEKAAVAVNDCVFEVVDRFDGSISAEHGIGRSLAGRLAKHTDPAAYHLMQGIKRLYDPLGILNPGKIFPGN, encoded by the coding sequence ATGAGCTTGAAGAAGCTCGGCGCCCTGGCTGATGCGCTCGATCCCGCCGCTATCCTGGTGACCGAGGATGACATGACGCCCTATCTCGCCGACTGGCGGGGGCGTTATGTCGGCCGAGCCGAGGCGGTTTTGCGTCCGCGCAGCGTGGAGCAGGTTTCAGCGATTCTGCGCTGGGCCAACGAGACACGTACGCGGGTCTTCCCGCAGGGCGGCCACACGGGATTAGCGGGTGGTGCGACGCCTGACGAAAGCGGCACGGGGATCGTGCTGGCGCTCGGACGGCTCAACCGCATCCTTGATATCGATACGGCCGGCAATACGATGGTGGTGGAGGCTGGCGCTATCCTTGCCGATGTGCAACGGGCGGCGGCCGATGCCGAGCGGCTTTTCCCGATGAGCCTCGGCAGCGAAGGCAGTTGCCAGATCGGCGGCATCGTCGCCACCAATGCGGGCGGGATCAATGTGATCCGCTATGGTACTACGCGTGAGCTCGTCCTTGGGCTCGATTATGTGCTGGCCGACGGCACCCCTGTGCATGGCCTCAAACGCTTGGCCAAGAACAACACCGGCTATGACCTGCGGAATCTGCTGATCGGTTCCGAAGGGACGCTTGCGGTGATAACCGCAGCCGCGCTCAAGCTCTTCCCGCGGCCGACAGCAAGTGCCAGCGCGTTCTGCGCAATGCCAAGCCCGCAGACGGCGGTGGATCTCCTGTCCTTGCTCCGGCAGCACCTCGCCGGCCGCATCTCCAGCTTCGAATTGATGTGCGACGGCGAGATGGACCTCGTGCTCGACAACGACGGCGCTTTGCGCCTTCCTGTTGAGACAAGGGCGCCGTGGTATGTCTTCATCGAGGCGAGCGATAGCGGCGAGGAAGCCTCACTCGCTGAAATGCTGACGGCGGCGCTCGGCGAGGCCCTCGAGAGGAACCTCGTGCTGGATGCCGTGATCGCGCAGAACGCGGCTCAGGCCAAGGCGATCTGGCATCTGCGCTTCGCCGTGTCTGAGGCCAACCGGCGTGCGGGTCCAAATGTCTCCCATGATACCTCCGTGGCGACCGCTGACGTGCCGGCCTTCCTGGCCGGGATCTCGACCGCGCTGAGTGCCCGCTTCCCCTCAGTGCGTCCGCTGTTCGTGGGGCACGTCGGAGACGGCAATATCCATGTCATCGCGCTTTTTCCGCACGGCAGCTTCACTGACCGGCTGGCCTTCGAGAAGGCTGCCGTGGCCGTGAATGACTGTGTATTCGAGGTGGTTGACCGATTCGACGGGAGCATCAGCGCCGAACATGGTATCGGGCGCTCACTCGCCGGCCGCTTGGCCAAGCATACGGATCCAGCCGCCTACCATCTGATGCAGGGCATCAAGCGGCTCTATGACCCGCTCGGGATCCTCAACCCGGGCAAGATTTTTCCGGGGAACTGA
- a CDS encoding SDR family oxidoreductase, whose translation MSQAKYSDLAAKPVLVTGGADGIGRAVVEAFAAQGAHVGFLDIDASRGQALADKLAGEGAATAFAAVDLRDIAATCAAIDTLATKLGPFSILVNNAGHDERHRFDDVTLAYWDDRLAVNLRHMMFVTQAVVPGMRAGRGGAVINLSSTSWMQGAPGIIAYTTAKSAVVGFTRSLARELGGDGIRVNAVTPGWVMTERQRAAATPERLARAQERQALKGEILPEDIAAMVLFLASDAARMCTGQNYIVDAGVV comes from the coding sequence ATGAGCCAAGCGAAATATTCCGACCTCGCGGCCAAGCCCGTGCTCGTCACCGGAGGCGCAGACGGTATCGGTCGCGCCGTCGTGGAAGCCTTTGCTGCGCAGGGCGCGCATGTCGGCTTCCTCGATATCGACGCTAGCCGTGGCCAAGCGCTGGCCGACAAGCTTGCCGGGGAGGGCGCCGCGACGGCCTTCGCCGCTGTCGACCTGCGTGACATCGCGGCGACATGCGCGGCCATCGACACGCTCGCCACAAAGCTCGGACCCTTCTCGATCCTCGTCAACAACGCGGGCCATGATGAGCGGCACCGCTTCGATGACGTTACACTGGCCTACTGGGATGACCGGCTAGCAGTGAACCTCCGGCACATGATGTTCGTGACGCAGGCTGTTGTGCCCGGCATGCGAGCAGGGCGCGGTGGGGCGGTGATCAACCTCAGTTCGACCTCCTGGATGCAGGGCGCACCGGGCATCATCGCCTATACCACGGCAAAATCCGCTGTGGTCGGCTTCACGCGCTCACTCGCGCGGGAACTCGGCGGTGATGGCATCCGCGTCAATGCCGTCACTCCTGGATGGGTGATGACGGAACGCCAGCGCGCCGCCGCCACTCCTGAACGCCTCGCCAGGGCGCAGGAGCGGCAGGCGCTTAAAGGTGAGATCCTGCCCGAGGATATCGCCGCCATGGTCCTGTTCCTCGCGTCTGATGCCGCCCGCATGTGCACGGGTCAGAACTACATCGTCGATGCAGGGGTGGTGTGA
- a CDS encoding SMP-30/gluconolactonase/LRE family protein has protein sequence MDQDARVLTPEERDVPTGAAALAKGLYLLDVIGEYPSPPRFKDLQAATKLPKGTLARMLNTLVLFRLVRHEDSDNTYRLGHRLFELAHRVWESFDLRGVAGPMLERLADETRETVAVCAIDNGEVLYIDQRSRGGAFGFRIEIGRRAPLHCTAGGKALLAFAAPHEQRALLDGMTLDRYSERTITDEGALVADLALSRARGYAISLAEHVPGVSSVAAPVFDHTGKAVAALGVFGPSSRLSNDRLHVTGRDLMAAARQISGNVGASQLNITSYVRPGRVADADVECVLPWGAHLAEGPVWSTREQRLYWVDILAPAVYRFDPATRSNEEVVMPRLISAVAPRHDGGLVALTQDGLEAFDFASGRLTRLVDPEADIPDNRFNDGKCDARGRMWAGTMRLDASRAAGALYAIGPDLSWQRADTGFTVANGLDWSPDGRTLYFADSAGRIYSYAFDVETGTVGERRIFASVDKEEGRPDGLAVDIEGYVWCAIWDGWCVRRFAPDGTLDREVRLPVPRPTSVAFGGGDLKTLFITSARIRLPSRVLTDAPFSGGLFALPVDVPGLPAHAFAG, from the coding sequence ATGGACCAAGACGCGCGCGTCCTGACGCCTGAGGAGCGCGATGTTCCGACGGGCGCCGCGGCGCTCGCCAAGGGCCTCTATCTCCTCGACGTCATCGGGGAGTATCCCTCGCCGCCGCGCTTCAAGGATCTGCAGGCGGCAACCAAACTGCCGAAGGGCACGCTTGCCCGCATGCTCAATACGCTGGTGCTGTTCCGTCTGGTACGGCACGAAGATAGCGACAACACCTACCGGCTCGGCCACCGGCTGTTCGAGCTGGCGCACCGGGTATGGGAATCCTTTGACCTCCGTGGCGTCGCCGGGCCTATGCTCGAGCGGCTGGCCGATGAGACCCGCGAAACGGTGGCGGTCTGCGCCATTGATAATGGTGAGGTGCTCTATATCGATCAGCGTTCGCGCGGCGGGGCTTTCGGCTTCCGCATCGAGATTGGCCGCCGGGCCCCGCTGCATTGCACGGCCGGCGGCAAGGCGCTGCTTGCCTTCGCCGCCCCGCACGAGCAGCGCGCACTGCTCGATGGCATGACGCTTGATCGCTATTCCGAGCGTACGATCACCGATGAGGGAGCGCTCGTCGCCGACCTCGCCTTGTCCCGCGCTCGCGGCTATGCCATCTCGCTCGCTGAGCATGTGCCCGGGGTCTCCTCGGTGGCCGCGCCGGTCTTCGACCACACGGGCAAGGCCGTGGCCGCCCTCGGCGTTTTCGGGCCGAGTTCCCGCCTCTCCAACGATCGCCTGCATGTCACGGGGCGCGATCTGATGGCGGCTGCCCGCCAGATTTCCGGGAACGTCGGTGCCTCTCAGCTCAACATCACCTCTTACGTCCGGCCCGGGCGGGTCGCCGACGCGGATGTGGAATGCGTGCTCCCCTGGGGGGCGCATCTCGCGGAGGGGCCCGTGTGGTCAACGCGGGAGCAGCGCCTTTACTGGGTCGATATCCTCGCGCCCGCCGTCTACCGCTTTGATCCGGCGACCCGGAGCAACGAGGAAGTCGTGATGCCGCGCCTCATCAGTGCGGTCGCGCCGCGCCATGACGGTGGTCTCGTGGCCTTGACGCAGGATGGCCTCGAAGCCTTCGATTTCGCGAGCGGCCGCCTGACGCGGCTTGTCGATCCTGAAGCCGATATTCCTGACAACCGCTTCAACGACGGCAAATGCGATGCGCGGGGGCGCATGTGGGCTGGCACCATGCGCCTCGACGCAAGCCGCGCCGCGGGCGCGCTCTACGCTATCGGGCCGGATCTCTCCTGGCAGCGGGCCGATACGGGCTTCACCGTGGCCAACGGGCTGGACTGGAGCCCTGACGGCCGCACGCTCTATTTCGCCGACTCGGCGGGCCGCATCTACTCCTATGCCTTCGATGTCGAGACCGGCACCGTTGGCGAACGCCGCATCTTCGCGTCCGTCGACAAGGAGGAGGGGCGCCCCGATGGCCTCGCCGTGGATATCGAAGGCTATGTCTGGTGCGCTATCTGGGATGGTTGGTGCGTCAGGCGTTTCGCGCCGGACGGCACGCTCGATCGCGAGGTGCGCCTGCCCGTGCCGCGACCGACCAGCGTCGCCTTCGGCGGGGGCGATTTGAAAACGCTGTTCATCACGTCCGCACGTATCCGCCTGCCATCCCGCGTGCTGACGGACGCACCCTTCTCCGGTGGGCTGTTTGCGTTGCCGGTCGACGTACCGGGGCTGCCAGCGCATGCCTTTGCGGGATAG
- a CDS encoding NAD(P)-dependent oxidoreductase: MTIVVTGSAGRIGSKVVQALIDRGEQVAGFDLRPLGLVYQNYREVVGPFDDRDAARRALEGATAILHLGAFMSWLAADADKLHRANVDGTRVILEAAVAAKVGRIVFASSGEVYPENVPDYQPIDEKHPLKPRSPYGLTKLLGEDLVRFTERTAGIPSVILRFSHTQDASELLDPASFFSGPRFFLHPKIRQQEAFGNRAAVEALKRVDDGREALVLSRNENGRPFKMHITDTRDMVAGILLGLDHDKAVGEAFNLGATEPVDFADALPQMAAVTGLPLHTVDLPGAGVYYHTSNSKIRDLLGFRPAWTIDRMIGEAAQTWTKTRAS, encoded by the coding sequence ATGACCATCGTCGTTACCGGCAGTGCCGGCCGCATTGGCTCCAAGGTGGTGCAAGCGCTCATCGATCGCGGTGAGCAGGTTGCGGGTTTCGATCTGCGGCCGCTCGGGCTCGTGTATCAGAACTATCGGGAAGTGGTCGGTCCGTTTGACGATCGCGACGCGGCGAGGCGCGCGCTCGAAGGCGCGACCGCGATCCTTCACCTTGGTGCCTTCATGTCGTGGCTGGCGGCGGACGCCGACAAGCTGCACCGCGCCAATGTGGATGGGACACGGGTCATTCTGGAAGCTGCCGTCGCCGCCAAGGTCGGCCGCATCGTCTTTGCCTCGTCGGGCGAAGTTTACCCAGAGAATGTGCCGGACTATCAGCCGATTGACGAGAAACATCCGCTCAAGCCGCGTTCGCCTTACGGGCTCACAAAACTTCTGGGCGAGGATCTCGTGCGCTTCACCGAGCGCACGGCCGGCATCCCCTCCGTCATCCTGCGCTTCTCGCACACCCAGGACGCGAGCGAGCTCCTGGATCCCGCGAGCTTCTTCTCCGGGCCGCGCTTCTTCCTCCATCCGAAGATCCGGCAGCAGGAAGCCTTCGGCAACCGAGCGGCCGTGGAGGCCTTGAAGCGTGTGGACGATGGTCGCGAGGCGCTCGTACTGTCACGCAACGAGAACGGCCGTCCGTTCAAGATGCATATCACCGACACGCGCGACATGGTGGCCGGCATCCTGCTCGGACTAGACCATGACAAGGCGGTGGGCGAGGCCTTCAATCTGGGCGCCACAGAGCCCGTTGACTTCGCCGACGCCCTGCCGCAGATGGCCGCCGTCACCGGCCTTCCGCTGCATACCGTCGATCTGCCCGGGGCGGGTGTCTACTATCACACCTCCAACAGCAAGATTCGCGACCTATTAGGATTTCGACCGGCATGGACGATCGATCGCATGATCGGCGAGGCGGCACAGACATGGACCAAGACGCGCGCGTCCTGA
- a CDS encoding ABC transporter ATP-binding protein yields MAGIRIEHVTKSYGPLAVLKDFNLDIADGEFVVFVGPSGCGKSTMLKILAGLEEATSGRVLIGDREVTDLAPGDRDIAMVFQNYALYPHLTVAKNMGFGLKMRGTPAAEIDRRVKEAARILGVEHLLERRPRALSGGQRQRVALGRAIVREPQAFLMDEPLSNLDAKLRVHMRAEISALHKRLGVTTIYVTHDQIEAMTMADRIVIMRDGEIQQIAAPDEMFANPANLFVAGFIGSPGMNFLKSKLKLGSGAGTVSLYGQDVKLTLPAERLKPLDGREVILGLRPEHITEGNSPVTFTVSPRLVESLGSEKYVYCDIPEANRTDIARAAGVDDERGDAQIARLINAGDIALGRPVQLGFDPARLHVFDAETGRAVR; encoded by the coding sequence ATGGCGGGAATCCGTATCGAACACGTCACGAAATCCTATGGTCCGCTCGCGGTCCTGAAGGATTTCAATCTCGACATCGCCGACGGTGAATTCGTGGTCTTCGTCGGCCCCTCCGGCTGTGGCAAGTCGACCATGTTGAAAATCCTCGCCGGCCTGGAGGAGGCGACCTCAGGTCGCGTGCTCATCGGCGACCGGGAGGTGACGGATCTGGCGCCTGGTGATCGTGACATCGCCATGGTGTTCCAGAATTATGCGCTTTATCCACATCTTACCGTGGCCAAGAACATGGGCTTCGGCCTGAAGATGCGGGGAACTCCGGCCGCCGAGATCGATCGGCGCGTCAAGGAAGCGGCCCGTATTCTCGGCGTCGAGCACCTGCTCGAACGTAGGCCGCGGGCGCTCTCGGGCGGCCAGCGCCAGCGCGTGGCGCTCGGGCGCGCCATCGTGCGTGAGCCGCAGGCCTTCCTGATGGATGAGCCTCTGTCCAACCTCGATGCCAAGCTCCGGGTGCATATGCGCGCCGAGATCAGCGCCCTGCACAAGCGGCTCGGCGTCACCACGATCTATGTGACGCATGACCAGATCGAGGCGATGACGATGGCTGATCGCATCGTCATCATGCGCGATGGCGAAATTCAGCAGATCGCCGCGCCGGATGAGATGTTCGCGAACCCGGCGAATCTGTTCGTCGCCGGCTTTATCGGGTCACCGGGCATGAACTTCCTCAAGTCGAAGCTGAAGCTCGGCAGCGGAGCAGGGACGGTCTCGCTCTATGGGCAGGACGTGAAACTGACGTTGCCGGCCGAACGCCTGAAGCCCCTTGATGGCCGCGAGGTTATTCTTGGCCTGAGGCCTGAGCATATCACGGAAGGCAACAGCCCGGTCACGTTCACGGTGAGCCCGCGGCTCGTCGAAAGCCTAGGCAGCGAGAAATATGTCTATTGTGACATTCCCGAGGCCAATCGCACCGACATCGCGCGCGCGGCGGGGGTCGATGACGAGCGGGGGGATGCGCAGATTGCGCGCCTGATCAACGCGGGCGACATCGCCCTTGGCCGGCCGGTCCAGCTCGGGTTCGATCCGGCACGCCTGCATGTGTTCGACGCCGAAACCGGCCGCGCGGTGCGGTGA
- a CDS encoding carbohydrate ABC transporter permease translates to MRTRPSRQALLYLGVVLTCGVLLFPIYWLVVTALSPADSLHHLPPKFWPEVPQWGIFRQIMEERPIPLWLGNSILAALGSVGISMFVSVFAGYSLSRFRLRGGPSLGLFILTAKMLPATLLVIPLFGIFRQLGLIGSLWSIILAHATLIVPFSTWMLKGYFDTIPRELEQAAMVDGCSPLGAMFRVILPVATPGLAATALYGFVLSWSDYAYARTFLTNSQTNWTANLGITTMKGEYITNWNQISAAAVLVALPIIVIYLFLERYLVGGLTAGAEK, encoded by the coding sequence ATGCGCACACGTCCCAGCCGTCAGGCTCTTCTCTATCTCGGTGTCGTCCTCACCTGCGGGGTGCTTCTGTTCCCCATCTACTGGCTGGTGGTGACGGCGCTTTCGCCGGCGGACTCACTGCATCATCTGCCGCCGAAGTTCTGGCCGGAGGTGCCCCAGTGGGGCATCTTCAGGCAGATCATGGAAGAGCGGCCCATCCCGCTGTGGCTCGGTAACTCGATCCTCGCGGCACTCGGTTCGGTCGGCATTTCGATGTTCGTCTCCGTCTTTGCCGGCTATTCGCTGTCACGCTTCCGGTTGAGGGGCGGGCCCTCGCTCGGCCTGTTCATCCTGACGGCGAAGATGCTGCCGGCGACCCTGCTCGTCATTCCGTTGTTCGGCATCTTCCGGCAGCTCGGTCTGATCGGCAGCTTGTGGTCGATCATTCTCGCCCATGCGACGCTGATCGTTCCCTTCAGCACCTGGATGCTGAAGGGCTATTTTGACACCATTCCGCGTGAGCTTGAACAGGCGGCCATGGTCGACGGCTGCTCGCCGCTCGGCGCCATGTTCCGCGTGATCCTGCCGGTCGCGACACCCGGGCTCGCCGCAACCGCTCTCTACGGTTTCGTGCTGTCGTGGTCGGACTATGCCTATGCCCGCACCTTCCTGACCAACTCGCAGACCAACTGGACGGCCAATCTAGGCATCACGACCATGAAGGGCGAGTACATCACCAACTGGAACCAGATTTCGGCCGCAGCGGTACTCGTCGCCCTGCCGATCATCGTCATCTACCTGTTCCTTGAGCGCTACCTCGTCGGCGGGCTGACCGCTGGCGCCGAAAAGTGA
- a CDS encoding sugar ABC transporter permease — protein MNQHPTIAPPFTPSSAPSRRRFGLDLARPSRRHWLGYLLLAPAVVLIALIIIYPLFVSVDMSFQNVGLVRLGAPRRPFTTINYERLFTSPEFWMACWVTFKLIVVVTIACFVLGVGTGLLVNNKFRGRAIARLFVALPWAVPEIVAVVIFAWIFDSSFGLMNWFFIKLGLVNTTINWFSDPTAAFAAVAVTMVWKGYPFVSIMTLAGLQSIPEDFYNAARVDGANGWQRFINITLPCLMPVLGVTMVLTILWVFRDFSIIYVLTGGGPLKATQTLSIMTYEQAFSFFKMGYASAVGVVTLILCVIASRLMVGRSAESIY, from the coding sequence ATGAACCAGCACCCCACCATCGCGCCGCCCTTCACGCCGAGCTCTGCTCCATCGCGCCGCAGGTTCGGTCTCGACTTGGCCCGGCCGAGCCGCCGCCATTGGCTCGGCTACCTGCTGCTGGCGCCGGCGGTGGTGCTGATCGCGCTGATCATCATCTATCCGTTGTTCGTCTCGGTCGACATGTCCTTCCAGAACGTCGGTCTCGTGAGGCTCGGCGCTCCGCGCCGTCCCTTCACGACGATCAACTACGAGCGGCTGTTCACGTCGCCCGAGTTCTGGATGGCCTGTTGGGTGACCTTCAAGCTCATCGTCGTCGTCACGATCGCCTGCTTCGTGCTGGGTGTAGGGACGGGGCTGCTCGTGAACAACAAGTTCCGGGGCCGGGCGATCGCACGGCTGTTCGTGGCGCTGCCCTGGGCTGTGCCGGAGATCGTCGCAGTCGTCATCTTCGCCTGGATCTTCGATTCCTCCTTCGGCCTGATGAACTGGTTTTTCATCAAGCTCGGCCTCGTCAACACGACCATCAACTGGTTCTCGGACCCGACCGCGGCCTTCGCGGCGGTGGCGGTGACCATGGTGTGGAAGGGCTATCCGTTCGTGTCGATCATGACGCTGGCTGGTCTCCAATCCATTCCGGAGGATTTCTACAACGCCGCCCGCGTCGACGGCGCCAATGGCTGGCAGCGCTTCATCAACATCACCTTGCCCTGTCTGATGCCGGTGCTCGGCGTCACCATGGTGCTGACCATCCTGTGGGTGTTCCGCGATTTCTCCATCATCTACGTGCTCACCGGCGGCGGCCCGCTGAAGGCGACGCAGACCCTGTCGATCATGACCTACGAGCAGGCCTTCAGCTTCTTCAAGATGGGCTATGCCTCGGCGGTCGGCGTCGTCACCCTCATCCTCTGCGTCATCGCCAGCCGCCTGATGGTCGGGCGCTCGGCTGAATCGATCTATTGA